From the genome of Kwoniella shandongensis chromosome 14, complete sequence:
CGCGCTTCGACCCATACCCACAACTACGAGGTAATGTCATCAGTACCGTCCCGAAGAGCTTATGAGTTTCGCTggtgcgactcaccttgatcattGCGAACAAGCTTCCCTTTGGCGTAGAATTAATCGCTTCCCTCGTACCCATCTGTCTTCCCAATTGTCTCAAAATCGGTAGAGCCGATTTGAACAGATCCATCTCTGGATCTAACTGTCTCCCAAttccttccaacaacaagatcgacaagacgGTATTGACGAAATCGCCTTCTAGCTTCACATGATGTTGTCTGACCGCATTCAGTACGTCTGTCAAGATATcgctgatcttgatctttgccAAGCTGAAGGTTTTACTCTTCACACTCAAGACGATATGTTGCATCTTCAGTGCGAATGTCTCTTCGTCGATAACGTGGTCGGGAAGTCGACATCGTTCCACCATCAATTTGCCAGCTTTGTATCCATCGAAAGTCGCAACGGCAGAGAATAAGTCAAGGAAATTACGTCGGTTCGTATCGTCCAACGAAGTGACGAGACCAGCATCGATAAAGATCAACTGAGGTTGATATCCCTCCGAATCAATTTGTTCAAGTCGAGCGATCCACGCTTCTGGGTCATTGGCGAGCGTGGAGAGCGAAGACACCATCTCGGCAGTCGTtacagatgaggatggaggtgtgttggaaggaggtgttTGCGCTTTTCGGCTGAATCTATTGAGCAGAGGGCCAAGGTAGTCGGTCGTCGTCGGCTTGTAGAATCGGACCATGATGTTTCCCCTGGATAGTGCACCACATGTCAGTGAATCAGCCATTAATCTCGGAGCTCGTAGCCGGCACTCACGGATGCAGATCACCATGTGTCCAGTTGTCAAGTAACAGCATTTCCTACAACCGATCTGTCAGAATTCCTTCAGACTATGACAGCGACCTCGAACTCACCAAAAACGCATCCAATCCGATCGTGGCAATCTTGGTATCATATGGTCCACCGCCATTTGTCAGGAAGTACTTCAACGGCAACGCATCCTCAAACTCTTCAATCAAGATGTCCtgtctctcttccctctcttctcctaATGTGTTCTTGCCCAATCCCATCGGTTGAGGGAATGTCactgtccttcctctcttgtTGAAGTTCTTCTCAAACGTTCTCAGATTCGAAGCTTCCACCCTCAAATCCAATTGCGAGTTCATGATCTCTCCAAAGACGGCGACTTCCTCGGGGATGGAGAGCCATTCCATACCTGGCAAGGCGTTGAGACAGTTGGCAAAGATCGACATAATCGCGATATCTCGTCGGATCGTTTGTCTGATTCGGGGGTGGATGACTTTGATGGCTACGGATGCAGTGTGAGGCTCGGTGTGTCCGTATGATCTAGGCTCATCTGCCCCAACAATGGTAGCACCGGCCAAGACCTCAGGTTTCAACTTGGCTTTGTAGACCTGATTAAATGGTCAGTACAACCACTCGGATCTAACAGGGCACTATCTGCTCACCTGAGCTATAGCTCCACAACCTATCGGATCCTGATCAAACTCCTCAAAGATCCCGTCAAATTGCAGCCCGAAAGCTTTCTCCATGACCCTCTTGGTATGCGCCATTGAATGCGGTTTACCGTTCGAATGTAGTTTTGACATCTTGGTACACAGTTCTGTCGGGAACAGATCCGCTCGTGACGCCGCCCATTGACCCAATTTGATGAACGAAGGACCTGCCCTCTCCATTTGCTTCACAAGGAAACCATACCACCATACTGCACCCCagttctcttcttcctccgcgACGGGTTTCCCTACCTTCCTACGCTTCTCGGGCTTACCAACAAGAAGCATGGGAGTGGTGAGGATGACTGGACCGAAGAGGATCGCGAGGTGGAAAAATCGAATGAGCGTAGCAATGGGCTCGATGATGTATAGTCGGATGACACGGATAAAGGTCAGAGGCTGTTCGGTCGGAGACGAGGCGACGAGGTGGGCAGGTGTTGATGGGTGTATCTTCGTAGGCGGTCGGACGGGAATAAAGTCAACGTCCGAATCGTTGTGAACGGGTCTCCGACGGAAATATATGATCGCTCCTACTCCCAGGCCGGCCATGACAACAAGTCTGAGCGGTCGAGGATCATGCGTGCCTTCACTCTTCGAAGATTGACCGCCGCCGTTGTCCCCGTCTGAGGCTCGTTGCTGACGAGAGCTTTCTACCGCACCGCCAACCCGACCTTTGCCAATGATAGCAGAGACAGGTGCAGCGATTGTCCCGAACGATCGTCTTGTCGCGCTCTTCAATGCAGTCCAGCCTTCATTGTCGAAGATGAAAGGCTGGATTTTGTTGGTAGCCGATCTGTTTTGGTTGATCTTGGCAttctcttctgctcgtcgTTTCACTTCATTCCAGACCTCGTTCCTAAGAATATCCCCTCGAATCTTGCTCAACTCATTCTCGAGCGTCAAGAGGTTTCGTCGAGCTGGTGAAGGAGCTTGCGCGTTCATTCGTCTGACGAGATCATTGATTTGCTTGATGTTCTCCTGGTGGAACTTGAGCTCACGAGCTTCCCAAGCTTCGTCCTGAGAAGGGATAGAATGTAAAGGCGGAAGGGGGGAAAGTGCATTGGTGGAAATGACATTGCGTACGAGGTAGTTGGTGTAGGTTGAGAGGAGAGTCGATCGGAATGCGGTTAACGTAGCGTCGAGCGAGTTTTGCAGTTCGATCCATGGTGGAAGAGCACCTTGTCGCTTGACAATCCGGTTCCTGCAGACGGTGTCAGCGGTGATGCGAATTAAATGATATAGAGCTGAACATACATGAGAAGCTCGCCCGTCTCTGTGGATGTGAAAGATGGTTAGCTGTGACTCTGCTGGGCACCTAGTTCCACACGTACCGATGTGCGGGTTCCTGGCCTCGGGATCTCTAGGAATGGGCATACCCTTTCCGTTTGTGATTTTGAAGAAGCCAGCATCTACGACGACAATCAGCGACCACCAATTCATCCATCTTCTGCTGTTtcttcagctcacctcgtgCACGCTACGTTGAAGTGTATTGTCAGCATGTCTTCTGGAAGGGTCATAAATTACTTTCGAGCTCACCTGTATTCTGTCCTCCACGAGACCTGTCCAAGCTCTCATACCACTCGCATTACCCTTTCCTGCACCCAACACACTATTCCCTCTGATCTGTCTATTCCCCTTGAAAGTttgttctccctcttcgccttcctctcctaCTTCCAGCAATTGTCCACCCTCCGTCCCCAATCCCAGTCTATAATCCAACGCGCCCTCTCTGGCACTATCAAATCTCCTGACCATCTTACCAGCCCTACGAGCCTCCTTCACGCGAGCACGGGTCTTCCCGTCCGCTCCGGGGGGTAATTGTAGTTcgaggatgttggagagggaaTCACCACTAGCGGATTTTCTGATAAATGTACCATATTTGATTTGAGGGGTGTCTGTCGACGCTTGTTTCTCGCCTGTGTAGGTCGAATGCCAGGGTCGATGTAAGTGTGGAGGAATAGTAGTACGATGTGGGTTCGattcctctttctcggtCGAAGAAGCTGTGGAGATATCTTGTGATCCCTCCTCTCTTGGGGTGAGGGCAGGACTAACACCTAATCTCGGTTCAAGATTCAATCCCTTCATCCATCCTTTTATCTTCTCATCCGCCGCATTATGTTTGATCCCACCATCGTTTCTCAACGGTTTACTCACGTCCGTCAACATACGCAGGACCGCATCATGGGTCGATTCGTCACCTGTCCATACAGGTCCTTGGgtatgacgaagatgttctcttgacgaagaagatgtcagTGATGCAGTGATGGATTCTTCCGCGATAGCATCGGCGAATAATTTGGCAGAGCCAGTGAGACTCGATTCAGCTTCCAGACTGGTTTGCTGAGTGGTCGAAGGAGAAAATGACGTCGAGCGATCGGCTTCCGATTTCGTGGACGTCGGtgtcgatgaggaggaactCTGTAATCGCACTGCGAATAACTTTCGACCAGCGAGTGACGACACGCGCCGATGAACCGGTAGCATCTTGAGGAGGATGCTCGGAGGTTCGGACGGGTATATGTACAATGATGCAAGTGTATGAAGATGCAAGATGGTAAGGATAAGGCGATCTACGTGAAATCTAcggtcactcactcactccaccGGTTATGACGATGAAAAAGGTAAAAGTGGCAAATTCAAAGTGGCACGGCGTTCTGCAGTGTTGCTGCTTCAACCTATGGCCTTCAGTCATCCACTTGATTGTGCAAGCTTACTGATCCTCAACTTTAGCTATTGTACGGTAGAAAAGATATACATGCATCTATTGGTCAAAATGTATTTGGAAATGTATGATTTGACATCATCGTGATCTTGTCAACCTCAGCCGTTCGCTCGTTCTTTTAAATCTTGGCGAACACCTTGTCACATGCTTTGTATCGTGCTATATGACCAATGATCACAAGATATCAGCTTGGGTAGATCTCCTGTGATGTCAATCAACACTCACCCCAGCAGATGATCAAAGCCCCACCTATCTGGAAACAACCActcatgatgatgaccttGTCGAAATTCTTTCCACCGCTCGAATCGAATAGTGCACCGCCAAGCGGGCCAGATATGAGGTTACCAGGTCCATTTGCCAACAGCAGCTAGGACGAGATTTGGCGTCAGCACATGATCGATACACCGAGTCGTCATGTCGTGGTTTGAACCACAACGCCGCACTTGACTGCTACAGAAGACCAAGTCACTCACTAAGCCAACGTTGGTAGCGAGATTTGCTCTGCCAAACAACTGTACGACATTCTGCGGCAAGATCCCGACATAGCCCGGCGCCACCAATCCAAACATGACGCCAAATACACAGATTGCAGCCAACGAGTTGGCCGTAAGCCAAAGTGCGAGCTGTATCACGccggagaggaagaagcagaggacgaAAGTGTTCATGGGTCCCAATTTGTCGGCCACAAAGCCCACCAGGGCACGGCCGATACATACGGTGAAACCGAGGAGCGTGACGGGGCTACGTGTGTGAAGTGTAAGCTCAGCTTGGAGCTTCATCATCTCGCATGGAACAACTGGGTCAACAGAGACATGCCACTTACAGAGCTATCAAAAGTGTCGGTAATTCTGGCAAGTTGATCTGTGCCCATTGAGACAAGAAATTGAACGGCATGCTGTTCGAGATATCGCAAAGTCATCAGCTTACGTTCTACGTACCTTCACCGTTCATATCGCGTTTGTGGGAAGGATGATAGATCGTGTGACAGAGCTGGCAAGGCAATACTCACGCGTATCCGATCACGGCGACAAACATCCCGGAAACCAAACTCCAGAACGCTGAAGTGCCTACCACAGACATATCGATCCAAGGTCCCTTTCCAGCGCTTCTGGCCTCGGGTGATGTAGGTCGTGTTCTGAtgaggagaatggaaagcagacagaagaagaggttgacgaATGACATTATTCTGCAATGCCAGACATCACCATAGGCATTAGCATTTAACATTGAGAGTTGATACGCGTCtgaaggtggaaagaggaagcggTGTGTTGACTTACAAGAGGGTCTTCTTATATCCCACCGCTGTCAACAGTTGCCTCACCACCAAGGACGAGGTACCTCCACCTACAGTGATCGCCAAAGAAGCTTCGATCAGTATTCACTGTTCCAACTTCGGGTCGGAATGACAGGGAACCCAAGCTCTCCGGTGCTTGGACTCACCGATACCTGCGCCACCTATTGCTATTCCACTCGCAAGACCCCTTCTCTTGTAGAACCACTGTGAAGGAAGTGACATGAAGAGGGGCATGGTGATACCTTGACCGATACCCGTGATTAAGCCCTAtaaacatcaacaacaggTAATCAGTCATCATCCTCCGTACACCGCAACACGTCACTAGGTAGATTACTAATGAGCACATACAACTCACTTGGGTAAGGATGATCTGCCATAGTTTTGTGGACCAGCTCGCTAAGAAAAGACCGAGCCAGGCGATAGACACTCCGAGGTACAATGCGCGCTACAAAATTGCGGTTGCGGCGTAAGCACAAAGACCACATAACTCTGCTATAACCATCTGGTTGTGGGACtaggggaggggagggtgCCACGCAGAGCCGCAGAGCCAGCCATGGTGAACATgttgaaactcaccttgaagcCATACCGATCGCCATATCTCCCAGATAGGAAAGCAGTCGAATTCATCGCCTATGCATGTCACGCAATCAGCGTCAGGATGTAATTTGTGTCATGACATAGCTGGCAAGACGTGAACTCACAAAAGCACACAGTGTTCCGCCGAGTGACAGAACTGACGTATTGGCGCCTCGGAATACATTTTCGGCGTAGTACTGGGTCGTCACAAGAAGAATCTCGTGTCAGCATCTTGACGGTTCTACACGCAGTACTTCATAGACATCCCTCGTTCTGATGTACAGCGACAGACGGTATTACAGTAGATTACTTACCTGCTGGAACACACCGTAGTTCATACCCCAACTGCCATCCAAGCGCACTCATTAGAATCACAATTCGCAGTCagatgtgaaggaggagatcactcaccccatcgTACATCCTGCGAGAGTTGCACAACAAACCAATACCACCCAACCGTATCCTCCGTCTGGATAAACATGCAGCTCGTCAtctgctgcttcttccgTCTGTCCTTCGCGATCTTTCGTTGAGTCTGTATATTCATGATCtttctcgttgatctcctgagtgagtgttgtaCCCAGACTATCTTCGTTGGTCAAGCCATGTCTGACGTGTCTTGCTtcgaactcttcttcttcttcttcctcatcgtcatcaggACCATGTGGATGAGGTGGTAAGATGGGCTTGATAAACGTTGGTCGTCTTTTCGTTGTCCCACTAGTCGTCCTGAACCTCTTCAAgatcccaccaccaccatcgatGACACCGGTGcgagcttctcgttcttctctttcgcgctctctctcgcttcggGCAGTTTCAATTCGCTCCAAAGGTCCCCCGCCTCCTGCTGAGGCAGGGTCGAAGAAACTGATGATGTCAGGTACAGGGGGTGGGGGCGCACGTTCACTGGGAGTAGTGATAGTATGTCGCCGTGCTCGACCGGCACTCTGGGCATCAgttggtcgatgatgacgatgctggtgctggtgggCGTGGGTCAGACTATGTCCTCGAATTATACCGCTATCACCTTTGTTCGAGTTGGTTGCTGGAGTGATAGTCGACGCCGCATTGTTCTCTAGTATCGGGGGTGGATGATCCAcgatcttgtccttctcctccccgtCATCAAGTTGACAGAGCGTTGCACTGCTTGAGGAAATCGTTATCGGTCGTGTGGAGATAGACTGGTTGTGTGACTCGACTTGGGACGAACTTGCGTTGAGGTGGGCTGTATCAGATAGCTGCTGACCTCCTGAGTCGTCCGTATCATCTGAAGATCGGACCATGGTTGAATTTGAATTCGTGTGATATCAGGTGGAAAAGAAGGGGCAGAGGatcgagaccgagaccgagacaaggagaagcgagtgTAGGACTCTTGGTCCATTGAAGGCCGGCCGTGACAGGTCGACTGGAAGGTAAGTTTGACCGAGGACAGAAGTGTGGGAAGACACTACGCGAATCAATGAGAACCAACAAATGTAGTGCAGAGTAGTGAATATGGGTCAGGTTGGGGGACGTACAACACCAAGACGAGCACTGATAGCTCGAATCGAAAAATTGGGTCAGACCCGATGGAGTGGGAAGTAGATGTGTGGTCTCGCGGGAGTTCGTGAGATATGTTAGCGATATACCATGTGCGCTAAACACGCAACTTGAAGATCTCTCCTAATCACGTCACGTCTCTCACCTTCCCCCATCTGGCCATCACTGGTGACTCGTCTCTCTCCTACTCGGGATATCGGTAAAGTGTTGAAATCTTATCGGATTTAGCCGAGCCGGACCTGCCGATCTATATTTAACAACTTCGGGTCAAGGCGTTGCACGTGGAATTGGATGGATCATCGGATGCATTGCATCGAGTAAAGAGTCAAGTAACGACGTCGACTGTATATGCATATACTGTATCAAGGGAGTGTGGATGACACCCAAGGCAATCCATACGTAGTCGCCtcacatcaacctcatcttaCCGATAGGTAGACGATAACCCGGTAACTCCCaatatcttcttctcacaccttgccagacttcttctctcagACTCTCGGGGATAAGCACATCGTGCCATTCTACTTCAAGACCGACATCTTCGAGATGCAGCTCTGCAAGTGCTGATGAAACAGAGTAGATTGTGGCGTCTACATagagagagaacaagggtcatgtcagcttcacttGTCGATAGCAAACTGTGAGATAGCGGCTAACTCACTGGTCGCACCGAGTCCGTTCCAGAATGAGAAGATACCGTTCTCCGCATCAAGGATGTCAGGAATGACCTCGAAGAACGCCTTCAGGTCTGTGAATCGTCCAAGAGGATCAGTATCGTAACCACCCAATCAAGCGATCTTAATAGAGATAAATCTGCTCACCCTCATAACCTTCTGCAAAAGTATCGACGAAAATAGCATCAAAACCCATCCCACCGGGAGTCGCGCTCAACAcctctccaatcttctcAGGATCCAATAACCAATCTTGCCATCTCCCTTCGAGGATACGAACACCAGGTATGAGATGAACACCCTTCGAACGAATATATTCCAGAACTTCGGGGTGGGCTTCGATGATTGTATGATGGGCAGGTTTGGGTTGGTCGGGTGATAGAGGGTTTTGGAATAGTCTGTCAACCTGTAAACGGTCGTTATGCAGGTGACAGAAGCGTGGAATGCAATCatttggcgaagaagggagagagaatTGACGGATCTGTTAGCATGTACTTGAATCATACTGGCTGAACGAGGACATACAATACCCAAGCCGTAACCAACGTTCAGAATCGACATGCCCTCAGCACCCGGTTGAGCATTGGGATGCTCCTCGGTCATCAGTCGTACATGTTCGGCCACTGAACGTTTCTCAGCACTGTTGAAATGGAATCACAGAGTCTGtgatcatcactcactgaGGGGTTCTTCCCAACCCATCATGACACTGTGTACCCGTGTCCGTCAGCAAGCAACACTTATTAGGTCGATAGCGTGGGGCGATACTCACCCATTGCCATCTGCATCGAGgactctctccttcccatcatctcccacgTCCCATGTCAATTTCGACTTGAGGAAAGTCAAATTGTCCCCTGCTGAAGTTTTGTCTTCTGCTCGTAGTTTGATATTGGTCGAAGAATCTGAGGCGGGTGATGAAGGGCCTGCCAGTGCGTGATGCAGCATCTCTGTTGTATGGAATCTCCCGCGTCAGCTTCGCTCTTTCGATACCCAAACGTAGACCCAAAAGCAGAGGCATGCAAAGAATGAATGATTGGACTGACCAGACCTGATCCCTTCATTCCTGATGATTTCccaaccctcttcatcccccAATGACAAACAAACTTCACCAGCCGTTCTACCCCATTTATCAACAGCGTTCCacaccgctcctccttccaacaaaACTCTCAAGCATTCAGGTTCCTTTCGTTCTGCCGCATAGTGGAGACATGACCAGCCAAGCTCTTCGTCCTGATACCATGCCGGAGCGCCTTGTTTGAGCAAGCGTTGGAGGATGGAAACAGGAGCGGATTGAGAGGCCGCAAGGAGTTTATGGGCGAGATTGAGGAATTGGGGGTCGAGGTCGGAATCCATGATGCCAACGAGCTCTGCTTTGCGCTTGTGTTCCGTGGAGGGTTTGGTCTGTTGTATTCCaagaggaagtgaggggTGATCAAACGAAAGTAAGTGCAGTGGAAGGACGAACGAGCAAAAGTTGGTGTTGAACCGTGCCTGAAATGTTTCCTTCGAAGACTACCAACGACTTTGGATTTTGTCAACAATCATCATTCTTTATACCAACTCTGCCCGTTTTTGCTGCAAAACTACCGTCCATGGACGGTCGTAATCCTCATGTCCCGTTCTTctgatccatcatcttcctcatctcgacctGCAAAACGGCTTCGGACAACGAGTCGAAGCTCGAGCTCcagctcatcctcctcgacttcgtctATCCAAAGTTCTTCTAAGAGGAGCAAAGGCAAGAATAAAGCCATCGACCAATCACTatctcctcgatcagctGGGCC
Proteins encoded in this window:
- a CDS encoding arginine N-methyltransferase 2, with the protein product MDSDLDPQFLNLAHKLLAASQSAPVSILQRLLKQGAPAWYQDEELGWSCLHYAAERKEPECLRVLLEGGAVWNAVDKWGRTAGEVCLSLGDEEGWEIIRNEGIRSEMLHHALAGPSSPASDSSTNIKLRAEDKTSAGDNLTFLKSKLTWDVGDDGKERVLDADGNGVMMGWEEPLMAEHVRLMTEEHPNAQPGAEGMSILNVGYGLGIVDRLFQNPLSPDQPKPAHHTIIEAHPEVLEYIRSKGVHLIPGVRILEGRWQDWLLDPEKIGEVLSATPGGMGFDAIFVDTFAEGYEDLKAFFEVIPDILDAENGIFSFWNGLGATNATIYSVSSALAELHLEDVGLEVEWHDVLIPESLREEVWQGVRRRYWELPGYRLPIGKMRLM